TCTGCATTCATATGCACCCTGAGACCTTACCCCATTGACAGAGACATACGCCCGGTCATGGACGCCATTCAGGGGGGAGATGAGGGGGGTTTTATCATGCAGCATTTTGGGCAGCTTGGTGCGATACAGCATGTAGCCATAATACTGCAAAAAACCAAGAGACACGATACATTATTCATGTTGCTTTGCTAGACCCCCCCAGTGTAATGGAGGCCCTTCCCCGCACCCCCTTCTGCCCTCCCGACATTTCCGTACCCGTTTCATCTCCTCGAATGTCTTCAGATTTGGAGACAGGATGGGACCCTGGGGTGAGAGGATGTCCAGCAGGCTGCTCATCCTGCCCACCTGCAGGGCAAAACAGCAAGGAATGATCCCCAGGAACACTGAAGGGCCCTGCAGACTGACTCAGCGGCTGGACATAGCGAGTGCAGTGTGGGCGGACGCGGCAGTCATGCCTTCTTTAAGGTGACAAAGCCATAGGCAAACTTTGCTGTGGGTGGCGGCATGGGACCCTCTGGGACTGCGCGGAACTGGGAAgggaaattacaaaaaaaaaaacagtgaaaccTAAACACTTACAGCAGAATACACACACATTGATACATGATCTctaaaacagtgtttctcaacccagcccTCAGAGACCatcagatggtccatgtttttgctcgtCCCCAATTCCCTGGGAGCTGGGagtgagcaaaaatgtggactgtctgggtgtCCCAGAGGActggactgagaaacactgctgtaaaagGTACCCAATCtatcattttaaatgtaatatgacagtcacatgacctgttaACAGACATAGCCTTAAATATTTACATGAAATAGAATGGTCCTTCCTATTAAAATGAGTTTAACTCCTCATTTTTGGGTTGATGCTCACTGCTACCCTCCATTTTACCCTCTTTATGATGTCCTTGATGGCCAGTAGCTTGTCGGTGGGGTCCCCTGCCTCTGAGAGAGGAGCGTCGTAGTCGTAGCTGGTGACCACTGGCCGGTATCTCGTATCGTGATCGGCTCCTGAGGAATCAGGTCAAACAGGCACAGATCTCTATGCATGAGGGTCTGTTCTGTTCATGTCACATGCTTTGGTGTAAATTCACTGGCAGGTGTCAAGTTAAAACGCAACAAGGTAGGAGTAGCTGACCAACCATTCCAGTAGCCAAAGTTCGTTCCACCTTCAAACATGTACCTATGGTGGAAAAGGTCAGAAGATTTTATAAAATCAGGGGACTGCAAATCCTTTTTGATATCAGAAACATTAGATGATTTGTCAATCATGAGCAATAAAGATTGTGTATTGATTAcctccctctagtggtcagtGCACGTGATTTCTTGAATATTAAACTATATTGTTTAATAATAGATTAGTTCATTCCAAACCCAAAAGCCACGCCTCTCCAACCTGCGGGACTCACATATTGACGTTGGCACCCATAGACAGCATCTCCTCCAGCATTCCGGCAACTTTGTTGGTGTCAACCTGGGCATGCTGGTCACCCCAATGGTCTAACCAGCCGGCATAGAACTCAGAGTTTACCTGAAACATGTGCGAATCAGGGCTCTACAGGGCTatgaccccccccaccaactAACTGAGCTGGTATGCAAACTGAGCAGTGCGACACGGTGCTGTGATCTCACTCACCAATGGACCCCGTGGCTCAAACCTGCGCTGGCGGTCAAAGGCGGCACTGACATTGGTGTCTGGGCAGGAAATAAACCAAATTAGGAGAGTAAAACACACCTGTCAGAATACAGTACCTCCATATGCAAGTTAAGCAATTAAAACATATTCCAAACCCAATATCCAATCACACCCAAATATTTTCACCTTATACTAAACCTAAAGACGATGAGAATGGATTCCCTCAATGAATCAGAACAATCAATCAACTTTAAGTGGAAAAACAGGCCGAGCTGACATGTCAGTTCATGTTCCAAAGCTCCTTCCTACCTGTTCCGAAGTCGATGGTGGCGTACAGACCCTGCAGCGTTCCACAAGCCATTTCCTTGTCCGTGTTCCCATCGGTAGTGAACAGGACCGTGTCTTCCCCCAGGAAGACCCGGAAGAGGTTGTGCAGGTGCCGTAGGTAGTTGTAGTCACAGGTGAAGTAACTGCCGTACTCATTCTCCACCTGGGAGATCGGCAAAGAAGCCCTTACAGACATGTGCATAGGGACGTCTAGCTCTAGTAAGACATGAAGACATCAAGAGTTTGCCCCATCTTACATGCTGTCTGCCTGAAGCTGCTTTTACACGAGCTGATGCACATGGTACCTGAACGCTGAGGATGTTCCCTCCCTCGCTGTACAGCCACGGCCTCACCTTGGGTAAGAGCACAGCCAGCCAGCTGTCCACGGCCTGCAAATAGTCTGCATTAACAGCACAAGCAATCAGAGTTAGTGCCAGCACCCATATACCCTCGACAGAGAGCCGCTGATCTGCAGTGCAAGCTGAGGCCTACAGACTGCCAGTGAGTTTAGAACATTCTGGACTGAATACTATTTTCCCTGCAATGCAATGTAAAGAATTAAGAATAGTGGGACTGGGGAGTAAGGGGCTACTACTTGGTACTCTCCAGCAAGGGGCTTCTGAAGGCCTTACCTGGGTCTGTGGAGCGCAGCACGATATCAGGATTTTGCAGGAGCCAGGCCGGCAAACCACCCTGCAGGGATTAGAGGAAGGCGAATATAAGTACAGAGGGCCGAGGGGGCTCACTGCTTAGCACTGCAGCTGTACAGTTTGAGCGCTGTGTTTGTATTGCTTTCCTTCCATAGAAAGGTGTAGTTTAAGTGAAATGGAGGCTCTGAAGTACCCATAACGCACTGCAGTGGTctagcatcctgtccagagtgaCCCTTTGTACGGGAGAAGCAGTGACGGACTCTAAACACACAGAGGACTGTAAAGTTAGCCGTCCTCAGCATTCGCACACGGACCTGGAGGGTTACTGAATCATTTCCTGTGTGGCGCCTGACATTATCAGGCCATTATAACATCATCATACGGGAGCGGGGTAACGATTATGTGCTTAACTGTTCTTCTGCTTCCTCACTCACAATTTAGTCCACTGGTTATGCAACAAAGCACTGCTCACAAGGAGGCCACATGGGTTTCTGCCGGAGGCTCCgggttcctcccacagtccaaagtaTACGCGGTAGGTTGCTTGGCTCAAAGTTGGCCCCGTAATTGTGTccgtgtgagtgtgagtgtgtgcaccaTGCAGTGTGTTAGcgcctgcccagggttggttcctgcctgcgcccGTTGTTCCCAGGaaaggctccggacccccctgCGACCccggtggatggatggatggatggatagatggc
This window of the Paramormyrops kingsleyae isolate MSU_618 chromosome 1, PKINGS_0.4, whole genome shotgun sequence genome carries:
- the glb1l gene encoding beta-galactosidase-1-like protein — its product is MMKITLPFVTNLICACLVMCENAASESGTFSIDYKNDCFLKDGRPFQYISGSIHYFRIPRFYWKDRLLKMYMTGLNAVQIYVPWNFHEAMPGVYNFSGDRDLEHFLDLANQTGLYVILRPGPYICAEWEMGGLPAWLLQNPDIVLRSTDPDYLQAVDSWLAVLLPKVRPWLYSEGGNILSVQVENEYGSYFTCDYNYLRHLHNLFRVFLGEDTVLFTTDGNTDKEMACGTLQGLYATIDFGTDTNVSAAFDRQRRFEPRGPLVNSEFYAGWLDHWGDQHAQVDTNKVAGMLEEMLSMGANVNMYMFEGGTNFGYWNGADHDTRYRPVVTSYDYDAPLSEAGDPTDKLLAIKDIIKRFRAVPEGPMPPPTAKFAYGFVTLKKVGRMSSLLDILSPQGPILSPNLKTFEEMKRYYGYMLYRTKLPKMLHDKTPLISPLNGVHDRAYVSVNGVYQGLLERDTTLAVNVTGQQGDQLDIVVENMGRVNFGSKINDYKGLVSSLFLGSDVLTDWQIYSLDIDEVIASGWPHSGGLDLSLEPGSEAFDGPVFYMGTLEPMGLAWDTFLKLRGWTKGHVWINGVNLGRYWPQRGPQQTLFVPGPLLSGSQPNNITVLELERVSADARVLFMDRAQLNSAAGGS